Part of the uncultured Desulfobacter sp. genome, GTGTTTATACCTTGCTTGTCTCAGATTCCAGAGGGACCGGGGAAGGAACGTACATGCTCTCTTACTACAACGACGCCTATCCCATTAAATACTGCAATTATGATTTTGATGGAGATAAAGATATAGACGGTGTGGATCTGTTAAATTTTATGTCTGATTATGACACGTACTATATCTATGACATTAAAGGATTGGAGCACTTTGCAGCGTCATTTGGCAAAGTAAATTATGAGACATCGGAATAACGGATATGTCCCGCTTTGACAGCTAAACAAAATACTCAGGCCAAAACCATCAAGATTCGACCGAAAAATAGAAGATATCCCGTCGATTTTTGCGGTTATTACCGAAAACGACGATGTGGACGGAGATATTGATGATATAGATATCAGGCTGTTTCGCGAGGATGTTGAACGTGTAGGAAATTAGTTTAAATGAACATTGAATAACACAACGGCTTTTCCGCCATTTTTTTGGCAGGAAAAGCCGTTGTGTTATATGAATAACTTAAAATTGCTGCATTATTTTCAGAGGGAGGTAACAATGGTGGAGAGTCAGATCAAAAAAAACGGATTGATTTTTTTGTTAGTGTGTTTCATGGCGTTTTGCAGTGCACCCGCCAGGGCAATCACAATATCCGGCAGCATTACGCTGTCTGAAGTTAAGGGGGTAGGAAACGTATATTTAGGCGCGTTTGATACGGAAGACAGCGGCCCAGGGAATACAATAGGATGCGCAATGATTCATCATTTAAGCTTCGATACATCCGGCGAAGTTGCCAGTGGGGCATACAGTATGGAGCTTAAAGGCGATGATCTGCCGGAAAAGGTCCTGCTGTTCGCATTTTACGACAGAAACAATTCCTGTACGCCTATGGATAGTTTTACGGACTGGCCGGACTATGGGGATCTCATTGGCGCCCCCCGGACGTTGCCCATCACAATCGGCAGTTCAGACATTACTATTGAGCCGTTTGCCGTGGATACGGCCTATGAGAGCTCGACAACGCTTCAAACCTATGATGATTTCTCCGATGCCTCCGGAAAATTTCTCACGGATAAATGGAATGGGGTCTGGAATGCCCTTGAGTATGTCCGGCGGGTAAAAAACGGTGTGCTGGTGTCCGGTTTCAGAAGTTCCAATGCCCGGGAAAGAAATCGTTTACTCATGACCAATCCGGGGGTTGTCAGCCACCTCAAAGCGGATGTTAAAATAACAGAAGAGATGGATACGGGAACAGATTCAAATAATTCAGTTTTCGCTCGATTGGAAGCCAATCTTTATAATGCCGATTCCCCAGCACCCGATTCCCAGACCGGCAATATCTGGACCGGGGTTTATCTTGGAAAACGTCACGGGCAGAAAGGCTTCTGGTATTTCATTGACCGGTGTACAGGTGAAAACCAATGGGAAACCTTTGGCCACGCAACCATCCCCATATCCGGAGACATAGCCCTGGATACCTGGTACGGCCTTGACATTGCGTATGACAAGGAAAACGGTCAGATCACATACCGGGTCCTGGACAGTACAGGAAATGAGATCGGCAGTGTGACACACACAGAACTGCCGGCCTACCAAGGGGACTGCCTGGACGCTTACCCCAACCTGACCACCGGCATGGGCCGGTATTCAGACAAAATGGAGCTGTGCAGTATATCCGCAGAATTTGATAACGTAGAAATTAACGGCGCACGTTACGATGACTTCAGCACCGATGCCCTGGATTCTTCCAAATGGCGCTCCACAGAGACCGTGCGGGTGATCGAAGGCACGGATGCCGTTTTACTGGCAGAATCCAAAGGAGACAAGGAAACAAACAATCTCCTGTTCAGCCGGAAGATATCCCATGCCTATGCGGACGTGACCATTGATGAATCCTCTTTTACCACCTACGGCTGGACCAAGGTCCGGCTGGTCGGCAATCTGTATAACGACACCTACAGCGGCCTTGATGAATATGACGAATATGACGGGGAAGCCTATAACGGCGAACAAGGTGTGGTCTGGGCCCAGACATACATTGCTGTTGCAAGAGACGATGACGGCAATGAATATATGAACGCAGCATATTATCTGGAAAGAGTCACTGTGGCCGAGCCTGAAAATAATGAGGATTATACACCGTTCGCAGCAGGCGCTTTGTCCGGCTTGAGTCTTGCCAAGGGAAAGACGTACCGGCTCGGCCTCAATTTCACAGGCACACAGGTGATTTTTTCATGTAGAGATCTGGAGACAGGGACCGAGGCCAGCCATACCTACACCATTGAAACGCCCGCCTATCCCCTCCAGGACAATTATTTCTCGGTAACAGCCAGGGGTTACAACTATGACGAAGAGAGCAGCGGGACCGTCGGCAACCGCGTTCTGGTTAAGGTCAGCCGGGTGTATACCGGCACGCCTGCAGACCAGGACGGCGATACCCTGTCCGATTTTGACGAATTAAGACTGATGTACAACCCAGCAGACGGCGATATGGATGACGACGGCATTATGGACGGCAATGAAGACCTGGATGCGGACGGCATTGTCGACTGGCTTGAAACCGACCCCAGGAATCCGGATACCGACAACGACGGCATCGGTGACGGCACGGAAATCGGCCTGGCAACAGCCCAGATCCCCGCCGATGCCGCCGGTTTTATAGCGGATATGGATCCAACCTCAACTACCAACCCGCTTAACTGGGATACCGACGGAGACGGACTCTCCGACGGACAGGAAGATACCAATGCCAACGGCCGGGTGGATGACGGGGAGTCTGATCCCAATGATGCATTAGAGGATTCCGATGGCGACGGACTGACCAATCTTGAAGAATATAAGAACAACACAGATCCGAATAATGCTGATACAGATGGTGATGACATGCCCGATGGCTGGGAGGTTGCTAACGGCCTCCTGCCGCTGGAGAACGATACCTTCAGTGATGCGGACCTGGACGGTTACTGTAATTTCAGAGAGTATTTGTCAGGCACACATCCCAACGATATAGAAGATATTCCGCCAATTTTTGCTGACGGCACAGAAGCTACCGATGTTGACGGTAAAAGTCTGTCAGCAATGATGGCAGAATATCCAATACCTGAATGCTCTTCTGATTGGCCATGCCAATTTGACCTCGACAATGATGGCGATGTTGATGATATTGATATCAGACTGTTCAGTGAGGATTTTGGACGCGTAAAAGATTAGGAGCTTGATTCTAACGTCGGCCATTGCAGGGGCAGGCCCCTGTGCCTGCCCTAACGAGGGCAACCACAGGGGGATTTGCCCCTACAAAAAACGGCCCATCTTATGATTAAGCCCAAGATTAGTGTGAACAAGAATATACCTGAACTTTGATGCGTCGGCTTTTCTGACATTTTGCGGTCGGAAAAGCCGACGCTGTTTACATATACCCCCCGGGAGACAAACGAGTGACCCGAGGGGGTAAACTATAAATTGGGTCTTAAAATTCAGGATGCCGTCAGGCCGGAGATAAACGGGCCTGTGGCATCCACCCCTTTTTGCTCCACCTCACGGATGGTCTGGGAGCCCACCACGGCAATGTCTGTTTTACCCACCAGGAAATCAACGTCGGCTTTTTCCTTTACCCCGAATCCCACGGCCGTGGGCAGGCGGGTGTTTTTCTGGCACCTGGCAAGGTAGTTGCCCATGTCCGATGAAAACTGCGTCTCTTTGCCGGTTACGCCCTTTCTGGCCAGACAATAAATAAAACCGCCGGCATGGGTGTCGATCATCTTCATGCGCTGGTCCGAGGTTTCCGGAGAAAAGATATATACCGCGGACAGATCGTGCTTTTTCATGGCAGACAGATAATCACCCGCCTCTTCCGGGGGAAGATCCGGAACAATGGCCCCCGTCATCCCGATCTGCGCCATCCGGGCGGCAAAGGCATCCATGCCGTATTTATACAGAATGTTGCCGTAGGTCATGAACAGAAACGGGATGTCAAAGCTGTCCGACACGTTTTGGGCAAACTCAAAACATTGTTCCACCGTGGCGCCGCTGTCCAGGGCGGCCTGGTTGGCCTTGAGAATCACCGGCCCGTCGGCCATGGGTTCTGAGAACGGAATCTGCAATTCCATCAAATCCACGCCGGCCGCCACCATCTGACGGACAATTTCAAAGGAAGCCTCAAAGGACGGATAGCCCATGACGATATGGGTCATCAACAGGATATCTTTTTTCCTGCGCTGTTCCCGGATATAGGTTTCCAGAAAGTCGGGGGCAGGTGTTGAAGTATTTGTATCAGTCATTTTGATATTCTCCTGCTTTGGCACGGATAAATTCTTTCCATTTGGGATCGCCGATGGCATCGGCCACGGTGAAGATATCTTTATCCCCCCGGCCGGACTGGTTGATGATGATGATGTCATCCCTGGACATGTTGCCGGCTTCCTTGAATGCCCCGGCAAAGGCATGGGAAGACTCCAGGGCCGGGATAATGCCCTCCAGCTGCATGGTCAGTTTCAGGGCGTCCACCACCTCGGTGTCCGTGGCATATTCAAACCGGGCTTTGCCTTCATCCCGCATGTTGGCAAGGATGGGAGAAACCCCCACATAATCCAGTCCCGCAGAGATGGAGTGGGTCTCTTTCATCTGGCCGTCCGTGTTTTGCAGAAAATAGGTTTTATACCCCTGGGCAATGCCGGGGCTGGCATCGTCGGAACAAAGCCGGGAGGCATGGCGGCCCGAGGCGATGCCTTCGCCGCCGGCCTCAACCCCCACAATCTCCACCGGGTCATCCATGAACCCCTGGAAAATCCCCATGGCATTGGACCCGCCGCCCACACAGGCAAAGACCTTGGACGGCAGACGACCTTCGGCCTTCATGATCTGGGCACGCGCTTCTTTGCCGATAATGGACTGGAACCAGGAGACCATTTCAGGAAAGGGATGGGGGCCGCAGGCGGTTCCCAGCACATAGTGGGTGGTGTCCATGTTGGTGACCCAGTCCCGGAACGCCTCGTTGATGGCATCCTTGAGAATCCGGGTACCGTCGGTGACCGGCACCACGGTGGCACCGAGCTGCTCCATCCAGAACACATTGGGCCGCTGGCGCAGGACATCCACTTCCCCCATGTAGATGGTGCAGTCAAATCCGAACTTGGCGGCCATGGTGGCCGTGGCCACCCCGTGCTGCCCTGCCCCGGTTTCGGCAATCACCCGTTTTTTACCCATCTTCTTGACCAGAAGCCCCTGGCCCATGACGTTGTTGGCCTTATGGGCGCCGGTGTGATTCAAATCTTCGCGTTTAATATAAATTTTCGCCCCGCCAAAGTGACGGGTGAGATTTTCGGCATAGGTCAAGGGCGTGGGACGGCAGGAGTATGTGGCCATCAGATTTTCATATTTCTGCCAAAACCCCGGGTCTTCCTTGGCCTGCCGGAACCGTTCATCCAGTTCCTCAAAGGTGGCCACAAGGATTTCGGGTAAAAACGCCCCGCCAAAGGCGCCGTAATATCCACGGTGTTTCATGTATCTGCCTTTCGTAAAATGGTTGGCAATTTAAAACTTATAGTTGGTTTTTAATGGTCTGGGTAAAGGCAAACCGGTCCGTGCGGCAAAACAGCACCGAATAGACCGCGCCGGGCGCTTTGGAAAAATTCAACAGCCGCCGCACCACCAGAATGGGATCCAAAGGCGGCAGATCCAAAAGCGCTGCCCGCTGTTCATTCAAGGTCTCCACCTGGAACTGCTGGGTGCCGTCCGAAGGTGTGAGATAAAACCGTTCCGACACCACCCGGGACAAGGATTTATCCCCAAGTTCCATATCGTCAATTCCCGCAAACAAATCCGTATCCAGAAAAATATCCTCCAGCAGCACAGGTTCCTCCCGGGCCACGGTGAGACGGGACATGACAAAGGCGGCTTTTTCGTGAAACGGATTTGCCACATCGCCCTTAACGGTCTTTTTTTCCAAAGGCACAATGACCTTCTTTTGCGTGGGGACCCCCTGGGTTGAAAATGCCTGGGAGGTTCCGGCAAGGGAGAACAGATCAATTTGCGGAGAGGGTTCTTTCACAAAGGTTCCGGAGCCGCGCTTTCTTTGGATCAAGCCCCGTTGTACCAGAATATCCATGGCCTGGCGCACGGTGGGGCGGCCCACCCCATATGACTTGGACAATTCCGTTTCCGAAGGGATCATCTGCCCGGGCGCATAGACACCCTCCCGGATACGAGACTGAAGTTGTTCACAAATCTGATGGTACAAGGGGATGGGGGAGTCAGGATTCAGCATTGCCTATGTTACCCTTAGGTTGCAGCCCCCCCGGAGCGAGTATCTCACGTATCATCCGGCAGGCTGTTGAATTAATAGTTGAACGACATCATAATTGACATAATGTAAAGTTGTCAAGACATTTTAACAAATCAACGTTATTGAACAGACAAGGTAAATCAACCTTGCCCGGATGCGTTTAATTTGTTACGAAATATATACGGCAGCGACAAACAAATTTGTATGAAAAATGGAGGAAGCTGGCCTTAATCACGATTTTCCATAAGGCCTCGGCAGCCCACCTGCCCGGGTATATCAAACTACCGGCACACAAGCGGCCCAAAGTATAATTCTAACAGGCCTTCTGGAGGAGATCATCATGGATACCAAATATTTCACACCCATTATTATTATTTTGGCCGCAGCGGCGATGCTGGTTTGCGGCTGCTACCCCAAACGGGTCGGCCCCGTGGGGCCCGAAGGAAAACAACTGACCTGGGAGGAAATGGACCTGGGCCAGCGAAAGGCCCATATGCGGCAGAAGGTGCTGCCGGTCGCCGCAGATGTCTTCACCACCTGGCGGCCCGAACGATTTGCCCGGATAGATTGCACCCTCTGCCATGCCCAGGGCGACACCCAGGGGATATACGACATGCCCACGGCCGACCTGCCCCGACTGAGCGGGGAACTGCTTTTGGGCCCCGAATTTGCCAGGGCGCCGGAAACCACCCGGCTCAAACTTGACCGCCTGGTTCCCGAAATGTCGGCAGCCCTCGGCCTCAAGCCGTTCAGTATAATTACCCGGACAGGTTTTGGCTGCTATTCATGCCATTTGGGACCAGACGGCCCCATGTTCGGAAATTAACGGGCCGCATCCTGCCCGACAAGGGAGGGGATATTTCAATTCCGCCCCCAAATTGACCACCTCTGATACTTAGGACTTCGGTGTGAAAATACCCTATAATATTAACAATCTGTTTGCCGACACCAAATTTAACGCGCATCCCCACGCATGCATTATTTATGACGACCTGTTGCATTATCGAAGCGTTGCATCCGCCTTCATTCTCGATGGATTAAATAGAAATGAAAAGTGTATCATGGCCGTTGATGCGTATCACCCTGATGATATAAGAAAAGATTTTCGAGGCGCAGGCATTGATATTGAGTCATACATTGAAGACGGCAAACTCATCCTTGTCGATGTGAAATCGTCATACGCCGGAACGGCCGAATTTGACCCTGATGCAACAATAAAAATATGGCAGGAAACCTGCGATCAAATTGTTTTTGAAGGATATGCGGCGCTTCGTGTTGTCGGGGAAGCGACATTTTCCCTTGGAAGTCCGGATTTGGTTGATAAACTGATCTATTATGAAAATATCATCAACGAAGTACTATTTAAAAAGTTCCCATTTAAATCCTTATGTGTGTATGATCGAAAATTATATCCTGCAGAAATAATAAAGACGGCCATCAGTGCCCATCCTATCCTTTTTTATAATGACAAACTGTTCACAGAAAATATTCATTACATTCCGCCACAGATCTATTTTAAAGATGACACCGCAAGGGACGAAATTGATGTCATGTTGAGAAATATCCAACGAAACAATGAGAATATCATTGCATTAAAGGATAGTGAGGCAAAATTTCGCATGATGTTCGACAAAGCACCCTTAAGCTATCAATCCTTAGATGAGCAAGGCAACTTCATAGAGATCAATGAAAACTGGTTGAACGTTCTCGGTTATACGAAAGAGGAGGTTATCGGCCGGAACTTCAGTCAGTTTCTTCATCCGAAATGGAAAGATCATTTTAAAAACAACTTCCCCCGTTTTAAATCAGTTGGAGAAATACTGGGCATTGAGTTTGAAATGATAAAAAAAGACGGATCAACCATCATGGTCTCTTTTCACGGAAAAATTGCCAAAAATCCGGATGACTCCTTTTCAAGGACCCATTGTATATTCCAGGATATAACCGATCGTAATAAATCCGAAAAAGAGCGGATGGAGTATTCCCAGAACCTTGAAACCATTTTCAGCAGTGCGCCCAATATATTAATATTGATTGATGAGTCCGGACGAATCAAAAAAATTAATCAAAAAGGGGCCGACATCAATGGAAAAAGCTGTGACGCATTAACGGGCATTCTCTGCGGCAATTTGTTTAATTGTGTTAATGCAATCGATGACAAGATTTGCGGGCACGGCCCTAACTGTGTTAACTGCGTTGTGACGAATATGATCAGGTCAACCTTTGAAACCGGCAAGTCGCAAATCGAACAAGAGGGGCAAACAACTGTTTTTTCAGATGATAAGAAAACCGAGCGGGTTTTCTTGATTTCCACGGCCATCATTCAAATGGATTCTGAAAAAAATGTGCTGTTGTCTTTGATAGAGACAACGCGATTAAAACAATTGGAAAAACAATTACAGCAGTCTCAAAAGATGGAGGCCATCGGCAATCTTGCCGGCGGCATCGCCCATGATTTCAACAATATTCTATCGCCCATCATCGGCATGTCGGAACTGATGATGGATGATCTTCCGGACGACAGCTTGGAGATGGAGTATGCCAACGAAATAAATAAATCCGGTCATAGAGCCAAAGAACTGGTGGCGCAAATTCTTGCCTTCAGCCGTCAATCCGAACAAGGAAAAATACCGGTAAAGTTCCAGGACATTTTAAAAGAAGTGTTCAACCTTTGCCGTTCGACCATCCCCGCAAACATTACGATTGAACAAAAAATAGACCCGGCGTGTGGTTCGGTACTGGGCAATGCCACACAACTTCATCAAATCGGCATGAACCTGATCACCAATGCATACCACGCCGTTCAAGAAAAAAACGGCACCATAACGGTAACCCTCGGGGAAATCAAAATTGACCGGATAAATGCCATTGAGACAATTATGGAGCCGGGCAAATATGTGCTGTTTACGGTTTCCGACGATGGCATTGGTATGCCCAGAGAGATAAAAAACAAGATATTTGATCCATACTTTACAACCAAAAAGCAAGGTAAAGGCACCGGCCTTGGACTCTCAGTCGTATATGGAATCGTTAAGGAGTATGGTGGTGAGATTGACGTGACAACAAAAATGGGTTTGGGCACGACATTCAAAATTTATCTGCCGTTAATGGATGATCCAAAAAATACGATCGAAATAGAACCCGAGCCCGACCTTAAAATGGGCCATGAACATATACTCCTGGTTGATGATGAAAAATCCGTCGCCGAAATTGAACAGCGGATGCTCCAACGGCTGGGTTATCAAGTGACATCACGCACCGATAGCGTGGATGCCCTTGAACTCTTCCGTTCAAATCCGGATGCGTTTGACATGGTTATTACGGATATGACAATGCCGAATATGACCGGCGATCAACTTGCGAATGCAATTTTTTCAATAAAACCGCATACGCCGATTATCATTTGTACCGGATTCAGCGAAAGACTCAGCAAAGAGCAGGCGGCATCCGCAGGCATACAAGGGTTTTTGATGAAGCCCGTTGTAAAATCGGATCTGGCCCGGATGGTGCGAAGCGTATTGGACCAATCCCAAAGCGCCGAATAGTGATTTGTAGCTGTTCAAGGCCCATGATCAGAATCGAATCAAGGGTTTGCCGGCAAAATCTTCTCCAGGTCCAGATTGTGCCGCTTAAGCTTATTGTTCAATGTGGTTCTTGTGATGTTAAGAATTTTAGCCGCTTCGGTTTTGTTACCCTTGGTCTGCTTGAGTGTCTCAACCAGGGCGATACTTTCGATTTCATTCAGGGTTTTTCCGCCCCCGGCGAGGTCATGGCCGATCATGTTGTCCGGTTCATAATCCTTTAATACGTTGGCAGGAAGATCTTTTTCACAGATATACTGCCCCAGGCACAAAATAATGGCGCGTTCGATGATATTTTCAAGTTCGCGCACGTTGCCCGGCCAGCCGTATTTGACCAGGGCATCCATGGCCATGGGGGTAAACCCTTTAATATCCTTGTTGTTCTCCCGTGTGTACCTGTCTAAAAACTTTTTGGCCAGCAACGGGATGTCATCGGCCCGGTCCCGCAGCGGCGGCACCTTAACATTGATGACGTTAAGCCGGTAAAACAGATCCCGGCGGAAATTACCCGCCTCCACCTCTTGTTCCAGATCTTTGTTGGTGGCCACAATCACACGCACATCAATGTTTATCACCTTATCGGACCCCACCTTCTGGATCTCTTTTTCCTGGAGGACCCTGAGCAGCTTTACCTGCATGGACAAGGGGATCTCGCCGATTTCATCAAGGAAAATGGAGCCCTTGTCCGCCGATAAAAATAGACCGTCACGGGGTTTATCCGCCCCGGTGAACGCCCCTTTTTCATGGCCGAACAATTCAGATTCCAGCAGGGTTTCACTTAAGGCGGCACAATTCACCGAGATCAAAGACTTCTCTTTTCGTTTGCTGTTGGTGTGAATGGCCTTGGCAAACAGCTCTTTACCGGTGCCGCTCTCCCCGGAGATTAAAATATTGGCATCTGTGGGCGCGGCAATTTTAGCCGTGTCAATGACCTCCCTGATGGCCGGACTTGTGCCGATGATTCCGGAAAAATCGCCCTGGCCCAGCAATTGTTCTTTCAGTTGCGTGTTTTCCAGGGCCAATTGAAGGTGTTGGGTGACCCGCTCAATGGAGAGCTTGAGCTCTTCAAAATTCAAAGGTTTGGTCAGATAATCATCCGCCCCCAGGCGCATGGCCTCAACCGCTTTGTCCACCGACGAGTATGCCGTCATGATGATGACCGGTACGGCCGGATTGAAATGCTTGATCGCTTTGAGGGCCTCCATGCCGCCCACGTTGGCCATCCTTACATCCATGAGCACAAGGTCATAGGGGGCCTCCTGCACCTGGCGGATGGCATCCGCACCGTCCTTGACGCATTCAATGGCGTAAGAAAGGCTCTTTAAAAGGGTTTCCAGCATTGACAGGTGGGCTGCGTCATCATCAACAATCAGTAATCGGCCTTTCATATCAGTTCCTCTTGGCTCTGCCCCGGGTTATTTTGTTCCAGGGGAATTGAAATCACAAATGTGGTCCCCTTGCTTTCCAAGCTCTCTATGGAGATGGTTCCGCCATGGGTTTCGACGATCTTAAAGGCGATGGCAAGGCCAAGGCCTGTCCCGCTTTTTTTAGTGGTAAAAT contains:
- the trpA gene encoding tryptophan synthase subunit alpha, coding for MTDTNTSTPAPDFLETYIREQRRKKDILLMTHIVMGYPSFEASFEIVRQMVAAGVDLMELQIPFSEPMADGPVILKANQAALDSGATVEQCFEFAQNVSDSFDIPFLFMTYGNILYKYGMDAFAARMAQIGMTGAIVPDLPPEEAGDYLSAMKKHDLSAVYIFSPETSDQRMKMIDTHAGGFIYCLARKGVTGKETQFSSDMGNYLARCQKNTRLPTAVGFGVKEKADVDFLVGKTDIAVVGSQTIREVEQKGVDATGPFISGLTAS
- a CDS encoding sigma-54 dependent transcriptional regulator, giving the protein MKGRLLIVDDDAAHLSMLETLLKSLSYAIECVKDGADAIRQVQEAPYDLVLMDVRMANVGGMEALKAIKHFNPAVPVIIMTAYSSVDKAVEAMRLGADDYLTKPLNFEELKLSIERVTQHLQLALENTQLKEQLLGQGDFSGIIGTSPAIREVIDTAKIAAPTDANILISGESGTGKELFAKAIHTNSKRKEKSLISVNCAALSETLLESELFGHEKGAFTGADKPRDGLFLSADKGSIFLDEIGEIPLSMQVKLLRVLQEKEIQKVGSDKVINIDVRVIVATNKDLEQEVEAGNFRRDLFYRLNVINVKVPPLRDRADDIPLLAKKFLDRYTRENNKDIKGFTPMAMDALVKYGWPGNVRELENIIERAIILCLGQYICEKDLPANVLKDYEPDNMIGHDLAGGGKTLNEIESIALVETLKQTKGNKTEAAKILNITRTTLNNKLKRHNLDLEKILPANP
- a CDS encoding GntR family transcriptional regulator, translated to MLNPDSPIPLYHQICEQLQSRIREGVYAPGQMIPSETELSKSYGVGRPTVRQAMDILVQRGLIQRKRGSGTFVKEPSPQIDLFSLAGTSQAFSTQGVPTQKKVIVPLEKKTVKGDVANPFHEKAAFVMSRLTVAREEPVLLEDIFLDTDLFAGIDDMELGDKSLSRVVSERFYLTPSDGTQQFQVETLNEQRAALLDLPPLDPILVVRRLLNFSKAPGAVYSVLFCRTDRFAFTQTIKNQL
- a CDS encoding MEDS domain-containing protein, which encodes MKIPYNINNLFADTKFNAHPHACIIYDDLLHYRSVASAFILDGLNRNEKCIMAVDAYHPDDIRKDFRGAGIDIESYIEDGKLILVDVKSSYAGTAEFDPDATIKIWQETCDQIVFEGYAALRVVGEATFSLGSPDLVDKLIYYENIINEVLFKKFPFKSLCVYDRKLYPAEIIKTAISAHPILFYNDKLFTENIHYIPPQIYFKDDTARDEIDVMLRNIQRNNENIIALKDSEAKFRMMFDKAPLSYQSLDEQGNFIEINENWLNVLGYTKEEVIGRNFSQFLHPKWKDHFKNNFPRFKSVGEILGIEFEMIKKDGSTIMVSFHGKIAKNPDDSFSRTHCIFQDITDRNKSEKERMEYSQNLETIFSSAPNILILIDESGRIKKINQKGADINGKSCDALTGILCGNLFNCVNAIDDKICGHGPNCVNCVVTNMIRSTFETGKSQIEQEGQTTVFSDDKKTERVFLISTAIIQMDSEKNVLLSLIETTRLKQLEKQLQQSQKMEAIGNLAGGIAHDFNNILSPIIGMSELMMDDLPDDSLEMEYANEINKSGHRAKELVAQILAFSRQSEQGKIPVKFQDILKEVFNLCRSTIPANITIEQKIDPACGSVLGNATQLHQIGMNLITNAYHAVQEKNGTITVTLGEIKIDRINAIETIMEPGKYVLFTVSDDGIGMPREIKNKIFDPYFTTKKQGKGTGLGLSVVYGIVKEYGGEIDVTTKMGLGTTFKIYLPLMDDPKNTIEIEPEPDLKMGHEHILLVDDEKSVAEIEQRMLQRLGYQVTSRTDSVDALELFRSNPDAFDMVITDMTMPNMTGDQLANAIFSIKPHTPIIICTGFSERLSKEQAASAGIQGFLMKPVVKSDLARMVRSVLDQSQSAE
- the trpB gene encoding tryptophan synthase subunit beta translates to MKHRGYYGAFGGAFLPEILVATFEELDERFRQAKEDPGFWQKYENLMATYSCRPTPLTYAENLTRHFGGAKIYIKREDLNHTGAHKANNVMGQGLLVKKMGKKRVIAETGAGQHGVATATMAAKFGFDCTIYMGEVDVLRQRPNVFWMEQLGATVVPVTDGTRILKDAINEAFRDWVTNMDTTHYVLGTACGPHPFPEMVSWFQSIIGKEARAQIMKAEGRLPSKVFACVGGGSNAMGIFQGFMDDPVEIVGVEAGGEGIASGRHASRLCSDDASPGIAQGYKTYFLQNTDGQMKETHSISAGLDYVGVSPILANMRDEGKARFEYATDTEVVDALKLTMQLEGIIPALESSHAFAGAFKEAGNMSRDDIIIINQSGRGDKDIFTVADAIGDPKWKEFIRAKAGEYQND